The DNA region ATCGGGTGTGTGATCTTAAtcacatagtgtgtgtgtgtgtgttttgtccccccccccccgtgatGATTACAGCCTCAACTGCTGAACTTTCCGGTCACAGCTCTTCTTTTTCCAACCCATGTGGTTCAGTTTGCTACctgtgattttctgtttgtgtgtcaggtaATCGAGGCCAACCTGAATGGAGAGATGAACCTGAAGATTGAGACTGATCTGGTTTCAGTCACCACTCACTTCAAAGACCTGGGGAACCCTCCCTGGGGTAAAATGTCCTTTTTGTTAGTTTCCCAGTTAACGTAGGGACTCACAGTGGTTCAGATCTGGTCCCGTAGCTCACCTCTTTTGTTCACTCCTGCCCCTGCAGGTGGTGACGCCTCACAGGACAGCGAGTCTCAGAGCAGGGATCCTGAGGCCATGGCTGAGGCCAGAGTGGACATCAGGAGGCTGCAGCAGTTCCTCATGGGGCAGCAGGTCAACCCCAGCAAGGCCATGTGCAGTAAGTGAGCCTTCATCCAGATACACATGTAGAATGTTGGGAAAATTTGTTGTGGCCTTGTGACTGCAGGATTATTCATACACCATCATGGTCAGCATGATCGTCAAACCACATGGATATGAGCTCAGTGGACTGCATTAATGAGTGCACAAGGAAGCTCTCAACAATGACTTTGGCTGCtgcataaagaaaaacatccaagATTCAGCTCTTTGAGACTTTGGTTATATTTTCCATATTATTTTTGAATGGTGTTGGACTGCAGCTAATGATTGTGGCagctattattatttatattatttgatTATTCTTTTGACATGTAAAATTACATCCTCCAACAGCTGAAGATCACATTCCTAAATGTCTTATTTTGTCAGACTGGCAGTTCAAACTCTTGTAGGCTTCTAGAAAATACTCGCATGGTAACCTGGAATAATGAAATAgtgaaaattgcatttaaaaagaaaccCTAATATTCAATGACAGTTTTTTGCATCCCCAGTTGATTGACTTTGTCCTTGTCACCCCACAGATATTGTCCATCAGAGAGTCGTCCACCTGATTCTGCTGCATGAAGATGTCTCGCTCCAGTATTTTATCCCCGCTGTGGCCTAGACCAGATCACACGGGCAGTTTCTGCTCACTGCGAgttaaaggaaattaaaaaatgagcttaaaaagcatttttccCAAGTGGAACCAAGGACAGGACAAACACCAGCCCTGCATGTCTGGAAGTCTGTTCTTGACTGAACTTGGTTGGATTCCTAAAGGTGGAGTTCAGGAAGTTTGGAGGACCTGAGGTGGTAGCGAGGACATGAAGGTAAAGCCACAGTCATCAAggaggatgatgcagaaaaagtgGCATTTGGATGTTTGAGATTTAAGAAAGGGCATTGAAAAAATTagcacaaatatatttttgaaagttCAGATTGTTACattttgtattaaaaatgttgaaaatttaaaatgttttggtttagttaatttttttgtgaatacaTGCATGTGTTACCacccttttaatttttttatttcatttctgatgCCTCAAAGTCTCAAAATGATCTTTGAATAAACTAAAGGAACTCTCAGAGTCAGCAGGTTCTGACTTGAAGGACAGAACCTTGTTATAAATAATGCTGCTTGTGAGGTTTGTCCAGTTTTATAACAGATTCTCACTGCGTATGTTTAAATGATACTGGTCCTCTCCTGCTCTGGGAATTAGAGCTGAAAATGTGACGTGTTTCGTAAAAGACCATTGAGTGCAGATTGCAGATGAGTTCTTGTAGCTTGTGTAGTGGTTTTCTCTTGTTCTGAAATAAGAGTTGTAACCATGATCAGAGTGAATAAGTGACTCCAGCTTAGATTCCTGTAGGGAAGTCAGATGTCAATTTTTGCTCTATATGATGCTCCattgttttgggctttttggCCCTTCACAGTGAAACAGCCGGATTTATTCGGATTTTAACCACCTGCTTTTATTTgtagcacttttatttttcgGTTTGTGCTCGAGAAGTGAATGGTTTGCATTTCCTCGTTAATTtatgttaaatgtgaatttaacCCATAGTTAAATTCCCATAGTTGGGATCTGAATTGAATCTTCATCTCTTAAATTTAGTTTTCAACCAAGTGAAGGAATAATGTGTTCACATGTGAAGCTTCTTCAAGGTGAGTTCAATTACTttctttggtttgatttggcAGTCAGCTGTTAGGTTTGAAACTGTAAGGGGCTGAAATCTTTGATAACTGCCTTTAAGGGTGGTTTAACATGCTTCACACATGCCAGCTGGTAAGGTGGTCCATTTAAGTTAAAATCCATCCAAGTAGCATTAATTGAATTTGAACAAATTACCTTTTGGATAAAATAAAgcatctctcgctctctcgcttTCACCAACTCACGCATGCTCAGTGCAGCCAGCGGGGCCCCAGAGGGCGAGTCCGGCTCCACTCGGCTCCTTTCGGCCTCACTCGGCTCCTTTCGGCTCTGATCGAAGGGACAGTCGGAGTTTGCAGAAGTTGTCCCGGAAGGAGCAGCTGAGCTGTTTCCATGTTTCTTCAGACACGTTTCATGTGAAAGTGGCCGAACTGTGAGCGACTTCAGAGGCGGAGAGACCGAGAGAGAGACCGGGAGGAGCCAGAGGAAACACCGGAGAGAGAGACCGGGAGGAGCCGGAGGAAACACCGGAGAGAGAGACCGGGAGGAGCCGGAGGAAACACCGGAGAGAGAGACCGGGAGGAGCCGGAGGAAACACCGGAGAGAGAGACCGGGAGGAGCCAGAGGAAACACCGGAGGAAACACCGGAGAGAGAGACCGGGAGGAGCCGGAGGAAACACCGGAGAGAGAGACCGGGAGGAGCCGGAGGAAACACCGGAGAGAGAGACGGGAGGAGCCGGAGGAACACCGGAGAGAGAGACCGGGAGGAGCCGGAGGAAACACCGGAGAGAGAGACCGGGAGGAGCCGGAGAAAACACCGGAGAGAGAGACCGGGAGGAGCCGGAGGAAACACCGGAGAGAGAGACCGGGAGGAGCCAGAGGAAACACCGGAGGAAACACCGGAGAGAGAGACCGGGAGGAGCCGGAGGAAACACCGGAGGAAACACCGGAGGAAACACCGGAGACAGACCGGCTGTCGGCTCCAAACATCTGGATCTTCACCTTCTGTGTTCCAGCTGTGCAGGTTTtgggtctctgtgtgtcacttGCTGTAAAAATAGTATGAAGCATCTCTTTATTCTGTGCAACACATGCAAACCGAGCATATTTTCATCAAAgtcaatatgttttatttatttacggGTTATCACCCCCAAAACGTCAGATGTCACAAACCTTCCTGACAGGAACAATCAATTTatgttaaaaagtttaaaagtttgttCGTTTCATAACcagttttcaaagaaaagcCTTTACAGCATCATTGAAAACATTTCGTTTCTTTTCTCAGAtgtcactgagaggagaaaaaagctTCCAGGTAAtgatctgtttttaatgtcacttTATTTGAACTACGATGACATCCAGGAGCAGGACGTCCTGGATTTAGAATAAAAGGATAACTGCAGTTCTCATGAGGCTGTGTGAAACAGATGGTGAATGTGTCTCAGTTTTGACAGCTCTTGTCCTGACGGTGTCCTTGAAGGTTGTCCTACTGTCGTCCACATCGCTGATGATTTACTGATCGTGAGAGCAGACAAAGttcctcatctctctgtctccagccTCGATGGAGGAGATTCTCAGATTCTTCTGGCCCCTCAGACCAATCGAAGGACAAGTGTTGCTTTTCATCACTCCTTCTGTTGAAGGTTTCCGGCAACTCAATGTATTTCTCCTGCCACTCACTGTCCACCATGAAAGGGTAAAGATTATTTGAAATGCCAAACTCAGATATCTTTGATGCATACCCAAATATTAAAGTCACCGGATTCGTGATTGGGagattttcccttttttgctATTTCATTGTTGAAAACATTCCAATGTGATTTAACGGCTCAACAGGCCATGTGACATAAAACTGTTGATTTGCACGCTACTGAAGATAAAACctctaaataaaatgttctgattgttttttgttttttttttaaggtgggGACACAACAGGGAAGGTCTGTTTACATCAGGACGTCTTCCAAATGCCAACTGATTGAAGGTGAAATTTACACAGTTTGCTGTCCTGAGGCTGAAAGCATCCTGCCTAAGGTGAATAGTTTGGCATAAACTATTACACGTGGTTTAGCCAGCTTGAGATTGTGCAGAGATACTGACACTGGTGTCCTTGGTCCTCAGAGAGCAAGATTACCATGGAGTTCTGAAGGTAATTACAGCCCAATATTTGAGCTTCAGCTTCGTGAAGATCTGGTAGAGGCTTCGATAACCGTCCAAGACCATACCAAAGCAGATGTGTGGAAGCGTCGCATTGAGCTGCCTGGTAAAGTCTTACTGTCCTGCAGCATCGCTCCATCTGACAGAGTAGATGTGAATGTGTTGTTCTTCCATAATACATCTTCGTTAGGGATGGGAAACAAGAACTGGTTTAAAACTGTCCAAACCATCTGAATTCTTTGCGTCTCCGATGATGGGCTCGTGTATTCTTACAGCTCTACGTTTATTTGATATCTGCATGATAAATGGATACAGGTACTTGTTCATCTTTTAAGGTCCTGGTCCATCACAGCCTCAAGTCAAACCAAAGACTCCACCTGCAGGGCCCCAGGTTTGTGTGCCGCTGTTCTTCAAGTCACTCAGTCATATTGTACTATTCTTTTCATTCAGCGTCTATCTACGCTGAAGTTCACAGTTAGTCATTGTCAACTCCGTAAAATCCTCCTCTGCTGTCTCTAACCTCCAAcaaagaggacagagaaaaaccTCATCTACATCCTGACCAATCTGAAAGACGATGAGTTTCAGGACTTCAACTTGatcctctttaaaaaaatgttggatgatgCTCCTGCCAAAGCAAAACAGTTGTTGGAGGCAAACAGGGAGGAAACTGTGGAAGTGATGGTGTTCATCTATGGACTAAGAGGAGCTGAGAAGGTGATGGAGCAACTTTTAAATGACATCAAAAGGTCTGACCTGGTGAAGAAATTAATAAACATCGACTCACAAGCAGAAGGTCAgtcacagaaagagaaacacatttcatcagtttattcATGAACAGACGTTAAACCAAAGTGTCGCCCGCTAACGTATCTTTGAGTGAAAGCAGCTACAATCAGCTAAAACAGCCATATAACATGTTGAACCTGCCCACACAGccaagagaaaaacagaatcgaccacagaaacttctgagctgctgctgttggcctCTGATTCTCTGGCTTCATCTCAAACGTTGATTTCTGtcctctgctgtgtcttctccttCACTCAGGTTATTCTCCTGCGCCTATGAAGGGCATGAGGGTTATAATGGTAAGAGAACAAACTCTGTCCTGGCACCCAGACAAATCTAAGGCTTATCCGTTTGTGCAGGTGGAGAAGGAGAATTTgattaaaaaactaaactatCAGTTATTTCAATAttattcctcctctctttcattcGAATGGAGGAGTGATTTTACCTGGTCAGCTGTTCTGGTCTTTTGTCCACACTTGTTAACCTTCTAGTCTTTAATCTGCTTTCACAATTGAATGTGATGTTATGGAATTTAAGTAGTTGGTTGTTGAGAGTGAAGACACCAACAGTGCTGCAAGCTGTGTTGGTTCAGTGGACTGTTTCTGTAAAGTGAAGGCAAAGCTGTGGACTCTGAGATCACCTGTTCGTTTGGCTGAATCCAACTCGGTAATATCACAGCTGATATTTCTTTCTGGTCAACAGGGTTCAAAAAGCTTCAACCCTGAGGTGAAACTGGAATCCACAAAAGTCTCCTACAGGTAATCACGTGCTCAACTTAAGCACCTTCTTCTCCCCCCACCAACAGATTTACCCTTTTAGAGTCTCATGGATGgctcctgtctccctctccttcagTGCTCAGTGAGTCACTCTTGTGACCACAACATCATTTCCATTCATCCACCAACATTTGTGTGACCACTGTCCTTTCCTTGTATCTGTAGTTTTtacagaaatgaacaaacacCTGAGGTGGCACTGGTTTCTGAATACAACGGGTGCTGATCCAGCTGTCAGTTAGTCTGAGCAGCTCAGTCTTGTCTCTGGGCTCATGAAGCAGAGAACGGTTTTCGTGTTCTTATTCAGCTTCCTGTGTCCGGCAGGTTCCGGTGTCCTGGTCCAGGTGTGTTCCAGTGTTCTTGGACTGGACTGGTGTTTGTTGTGGATCAGGAGGTGGAGCTTCTCTACAGAACTGTCCAATGGGATGAAAGCCTCCTCCAGTCAGCTggcaagatggctgctgggccGCTGTTCGAGATACAGTGTCCTCAGAATGCTGTCCATCAGCTGCACCTCCCACACTGTCAGATAAAGGAGGGTGAGTTAATGACACTGACCGCTGGATGAAAAGCTTAACCAACTGCTTCATCCTTCAATGATCAGCAAACCGTGTTTTCACAGCTCTGCCCACTGAAGACCGGCTGCTGTCCGTTGTCCACATCAGTGATGATGGAATGAGCTTGCTGGAACCTCTGGAGATCACAAACACTCATGTGATTGTCACAGTCCCTCATCTCTCTGCCCTCGGCCTCGTCCTGGCTGCGGGAGAGATGTTACAGTCTATATGGAACTTCTTCAGGGCTATCCGTGGCCAACTGCTGCTGTTCCTCCGATCTCTGGATGGAGACAATCGAATACTTGATGTGTTTCTTCTGCCAAGCAACATCCCTGTGTCAGAGGTAAAGCTTTGTGTCTGTGATGCTAACCATCAACATTAACATTAATCAAACCACCTCATTCTGGAAAAATCTGAACTGCTAAGTTTTCCTCTGAGTTCAGTGGGTCCATACAAATGACTTGAATGTTTGAGCACTAACACCAAAATTAAATGTCCTGTTGCTGAAGGTTGCTGCCCAACAGGTTGATGCTGTTTACATCAAGATCTCCTCCGACTGCAAACTGATCATTGGCAAAAATTACAGTCTCCACTGTGACACTATCACATTCCACATACAGCCTAAGGTGAGTCAGGTCCACAAACTTTAATGGTTTAAATGGAAAGATGTGACGGGTTTTACAACAGACCTGACAAGGACATCCTCTGGGTTTACAGTCTGCAGAGTTTTGGTCAAATTATGGACCAAATTACTTTGCAACGTTTGAAGTTTTCCTCAGGACTGCAAAACCAGAGCAAGTGGCCTTAACTGTCAAAGACCACGTGAAAAAGGAAGTGTGGCAGCGCTTTGTACCTCTGCCAGGTAAAGGTTCATCTggctgaagcagcagcaaacaaacaggatgGAATCCCAGTTATAGATTAGACATCTAAAAGTGATCTTTTCTCCGGCTTTCTTCTAGCTCCAAAGGTAAAAATACCTGTACCAGCAGATGACAGCCGCTCACCAATGGAGAAGTTGTTTGATACTCGACCAGAGTTTGTTGAAAGAGCTTCTGAAGATGATCTAAACCAGCTTCTGGATAAAATCTATAAGTGTGGCATAATAACTAGAGCTGAAATGTCATCATTGAGAACAAAGAAGAGAGATGACAAAGCACGAGACATGATCGACATCATACACATGAAGGGAATCGATGCCTGCTCCGGTCTGATTGTTGCTCTCCGTCAGGTGGATCCGTTATTTTCCAGAGAGCTGGGATTATGAACAAGCAGAAGCCAGCAGGATGAATTGTTCTGACCCTTTATGGGGTGGACTTGAAATACAACTCTGAGTCCCGCCACATCAAGAACAACTCAGGTAGCTCAGGAAGTACAGGGATTGGACATTGAGAGTGttgtttccatttccacttCATACACAACTTCTCTTCAACTTCTCTGGCACATGATGGAAGCTAAAAAACCTTATAACATTTAATGTTTACTCATATTTTCACCTTATTACACAATacaagtttttttcttttttaacaagGCTGTATATTTCTGCTGTATTGGGAACTACAGAACTAAGTGACACTTTTGGCCACAATGACTATTGACTGATGCTTCAACCGtctttgctgtctgtctgtcttttaatACACTGTACAGTTATAATATTGTCTATTGTTATACtgtttatatgtatattataCTGTTATATATTGAACTTAATTTTAtcgtgtgtatatgtgtatatatgtgtatgtgtgtgtatgtatgtatgtatgtgtatgtgtgtgtatgtatgtatgtatatatatatatatatatatatatataatatacacacattttttttaattttttttttacattttattctgaTCCTCATGCATTCCTATCTTGTGTGGAAAGACAGACGGGAGTTTTAATGTGCACATGACAATAAACATcttgaatctctctctctctctctctctctctctctcatatcaCCTGCGTACAGGTGAGAATAAACCTTTTTCCGGTTTCACCAACTCACGCATGCTCAGTGCAGCCAGCGGGGCCTCAGAGGGCGAGTCCGGCTCCACTCGGCTCCTTTCGGCCTCACTCGGCTCCTTTCGGCTCTGATCGAAGGGACAGTCGGAGTTTGCAGAAGTTGTCCCGGAAGGAGCAGCTGAGCTGTTTCCATGTTTCTTCAGACACGTTTCATGTGAAAGTGGCCGAACTGTGAGCGACTTCAGAGGCGGAGAGACCGAGAGAGAGACCGGGAGGAGCCAGAGGAAACACCGGAGAGAGAGACCGGGAGGAGCCGGAGGAAACACCGGAGGAAACACCGGAGAGAGAGACCGGGAGGAGCCGGAGGAAACACCGGAGAGAGAGACCGGGAGGAGCCGGAGGAAACACCGGAGAGAGAGACCGGGAGGAGCCGGAGAAAACACCGGAGAGAGAGACCGGGAGGAGCCGGAGGAAACACCGGAGGAAACACCGGAGGGAGAGACCGGGAGGAGCCGGAGGAAACACCGGAGAGAGAGACCGGGAGGAGCCGGAGGAAACACCGGAGAGAGAGACCGGAGGAGCCGGAGGAAACACCGGAGAGAGAGACCGGGAGGAGCCGGAGGAAACACCGGAGGAAACACCGGGAGGAGCCGGAGGAAACACCGGAGGAAACACCGGAGAGAGAGACCGGGAGGAGCCGGAGAAAACACCGGAGGAAACACCGGAGAGAGAGACCGGGAGGAGCCGGAGGAAACACCGAAGGAAACACCGGAGAGAGAGACCGGGAGGAGCCGGAGGAAACACCGGAGAGAGAGACCGGAGACAGACCGGCTGTCGGCTCCAAACATCTGGATCTTCACCTTCTTTGGTGTTCCAGCTGTGCAGGTTTTgataaaacattgtttttataatttatgtGTTGATTCTTATCAAACcctgaaagtaaaagtaaaaaacagataaaataaataaagtgataacccaaatattccaaatattaatggtttgttgttgatttaatCAGAGATCTGTCTCTGAATGAAAGCAGGCCAGCTGAtgacctgtctctgtctccacttcACTGCAGACTGAAGTCCCCCTCAGTCCTCCAGCTGAtgacctgtctgtctccactTCACTGCAGACTGAAGTCCCCCTCAGTCCTCCAGCTGAtgacctgtctctgtctccacttcACTGCAGACTGAAGTCCCCCTCAGTCCTCCAGCTGAtgacctgtctctgtctccacttcACTGCAGACTGAAGTCCCCCTCAGTCCTCCAGCTGAtgacctgtctctgtctccacttcACTGCAGACTGAAGTCCCCCTCAGTCCTCCAGCTGAtgacctgtctctgtctccacttcACTGCAGACTGAAGTCCCCCTCAGTCCTCCAGCTGAtgacctgtctctgtctccacttcACTGCAGACTGAAGTCCCCCTCAGTCCTCCAGCTGAtgacctgtctctgtctccacttcACTGCAGACTGAAGTCCCCCTCAGTCCTCCAGCTGAtgacctgtctctgtctccacttcACTGCAGACTGAAGTCCCCCTCAGTCCTCCAGCTGAtgacctgtctctgtctccacttcACTGCAGACTGAAGTCCCCCTCAGTCCTCCAGCTGTCAGGCCTGTCTAAAGGATGGATTATCTACGGCGCTTCTGGAATTTCTTGACACAAATGGACGGACACGTTCTTCTGTTCCTGCGACCAACAAACCCaaatacaaagaagaaaaacctcAACGTGTATCTACTGCCGTTGGAGATCTCTTGGAAAACGGTAAAATGAATGAtactctctctctttactcAGTGTTTTTGTCAGAGGGTGATATCAGAGCGGTAAGTCAGCCGAGAAAATGGCATTTAATTGTTGAAGCTTGACAAAACAAGGTGACATTTTGGAAACACATCCTGCTCTTTAGCTCCTTGTTCTTCCATCCCGCTGGAGCTCAGCGAGCACATATGAAGGACAAAATTTGGTCTGAGAATTAAACCTctaattaaaatgttctgatttatttttaggtGAAGAAAGCACAAAAAGATTCATCTTACATCAAGATGCCTGCTTCGTGCCACTTTTCTCCAGGGAGGCCTTACACCGTCCACTGTGATGAGGCTGAACTCATCCAACCTGAGGTGAGCATgccaaatgaaacacaacagctgcaaaTGACTTTGTTTTGGATACTGTGGAGATTTGACGCAGATGTTTCTGGTTTCAGAAGTCGAGCTTCGACATGCATTCTCAACCTAATTATCACCCGACATTTGAGATCTTCCTGCCTTCACACACCAAACGAGCGACTGTCACAGTGCGAGATGTAAGCAATGACATTGTGTGGAAGTGTTGTGTTGAGCTGCCACATTAAGCACCGTTTCCATCCCTCCCATTTCTCAAATGATGGCGCCATAAATATTCTCCTAAGAAATCGGACTCCAGCTGGCCGTTACAAAAGTGGGATGTCGAAGAGGATGTCAGCAGAAGTGGtgtctccatctgtgtgtgtttgtgcagacaaacacacacagatggagtgtttgtctgcacaaacacacacgactCCCCCAGAGTTTTTTTGACTTGAGGAAATGCTGCTTGTCTTCTGCTCTGTGGGACTGTTACACAAACCAGCAGCAGTGATTTAACGTAAAACAATGATTGTTGTGATTGTGAAATACCAAAAAGGAAAACCTGACAGGAATCTGATCAAACACTGTTTCGGAGCAGAGGAAGCAAGAGGAGTCCAGGACACCGACGGGCCAAAGTCCTGAAAATGTACACATCTCCTTTGATGTTGCAAAGCAGCGTCTGATGACTGCACTTGTACTAATCTGCTGTCTGTAGCAGATTATTTTATGGGTTTCTTTACAGTTGGCAGAATTCACAATCTGAAATCTCTCTGAGCTAGTTTCATCATCTAAAACAGCCACTGGTCTGGATGTGATCAGTGTGAGTTTATCTCCAGGTGATGATCCACAGCCGTTATGAAACCTCTCCTCCAAAGACCTGATCCGGTTTATGGACTCATATCTAACCTCCCTGTCATTTCCAAAATTGTTGAAAAAGCAGCTGTAATCCAACTACGTCATCGTCTTTGAAGCTTTTCGAGTCCATCTGAGCACAGAAActgttctcttctctcctcctgttctggtcccccctcctctccctctgtcgaCCCAACCAGTGGAGGCAGACCCCCCCAGCCCGGTTCTGCCCCAGGAagtgttttcctcctctgtctgtctgctgtcgGCCTCTCCAACAGCTCCACacagagtttggtctggacctgttCTCTGTTTGAGGGACCTTGATGGAACTTCATGATTTGGAGCAGtagaaattgatttgatttgaacctTTTATATATGATGTGATTTTATCCTCAGAAATGATGCGTCATTGATTGATGTCTGTTTATTCCTCGTCTTATGTCGGGGGGGTTGAGTCTTCTTCGAGGTCGGACTCAGCTGGTCTTCAcaagaactgcagtttttacTGTTTAGGTTTTGGCCTCATCTCTCAGCCCCAGATGGTTTAGAGATGTTGGTATGTCATTGTTCTGGATGAGACCAGCAGCTAATTGGTGAGTTGGTCATTTTCTGGGCTTCGTTTTCCCCGCTCCTGATTTAAAGtccaaatttaaaataaaacatttcaggtTCACAGAGTTGTCTGCTcgattttatttttagtaatgCGTTTTCCAAATACAGTTGAATGAGCTGTAAAATGACTGCAGTAGTTTTTAAACTCCACtggatgttgctgttgttctgtttttcccTGATGACTCCTCAGCTGTGTCCAGATTCAGCAGCATTGTCATCTCCACGCAAACTTCAGCTGGGACCAAAGTTGGACTGATGGATCGTTTGTGGCTGAACTCTTCCAAAGATGAAGGTAATATGACAACAAAGCACCAACACCGTTTTTTTATCCAGGCCCAGTGTTGgcagtgtgaatgtgaaactCACATAaacaatgtgtgttttaatgatCAATATCAATGTGTTCACATCACACATAGATCAGAAGTAAAGCAAAATTGAACATCAATTCTATCACAAGTAACTCAATGATAAACTTTATTCAGACCAAATGCCAAATATGTTCAACTCCAGAACCagctcattcaaatgaaaatggagacaATGGAGTGAAGAGTACACCACAAACTGAGACGACATTTCGCAACTAAACCAGAGCGGACCAACTGCCTGAACTTGTGCCAGAAATGGACAGGCTGCAGAACCCAACAGGAACAAATGGTCTCAAAAAGCAGCAACTCCTGTCCTCCAAATGTTCGGGAGAAAAAAAGCTCTGAGAGTCTTCAAAGTCTGACAAGGATGAAGCATCAGAACCAACAGCTGAGTGGAGCGGACCCGTTCTTTTGAATTTCCACTTGGAGCTGGTTTGTCACCTCGTATTTAGCCTTTTCACCAAATTGTACCTTCCCATGACTGTGCGACTTCTGCACCTGGGTTTGTTGTTGATCATCATCAGCAGGGGTTCTCCATCAGTAACTTCAGAGCTTTCAGCCTGGTCTGCCCCGTCAGCTGTTGTAGCGGTGAGGAGAGTTTGGAATGGACCTTCCTATCGAGCACCACCGACTGGAGCAGGTCTTTCTCTTTGTGACCTTCACAAACTGGATCTTCTGGAGTTGCTGATTGTGGACGATGAGCTCTATTTGTAGAGTCTTCCGTTAATGACAAAGTGTGTTCCATTGTCGCTGTAGATTTTCTCTGGGATACCTAACGTGGTATCGTCTCCTTCGCTGTTGCTTTTTCTACAGTTCAAGTATCCGGGTCAGCACACGGAAGTACTTCTACCCTTTCTGTGAAAATGTCTCTTATTACGTAATACCACAACCTTCATTATGTATTACTTACAAgcatttccttctcttttcccttCACACCAATTTCACTTCTCCTGGTTAATCTTCTCTACCACACTGGCCACACTTGTTCTCCCTCTAACAGCCAGTTAGTTTGTGGCGTACCACCTGAGCATCTCACCCAGTCAGTTATGACACCGTTGGGTTTCTTCTGCTTGTTGTCTCACTGAGACAGCTTTGTCTCCTTCTCTGCTATAATGTTTGAGTGAGATTATTTCATCTTCACTGCTATTTCCTTCATCCATTAACTTCTTGTTATTCAATATTGTTCATTTCTattccttttattatttatctactttaaataaacagtttactcatttatttgaaataagtGAAGAGGTTATTATAGGTTATTTTCTCTGCCTCAGACTTTATTTGGGCAAAGACCTGATGGACTGCACTTCTCCTttctcactcctctctgttttAGTC from Echeneis naucrates chromosome 20, fEcheNa1.1, whole genome shotgun sequence includes:
- the LOC115061003 gene encoding NACHT, LRR and PYD domains-containing protein 1a-like isoform X1 produces the protein MEEILRFFWPLRPIEGQVLLFITPSVEGFRQLNVFLLPLTVHHERVGTQQGRSVYIRTSSKCQLIEGEIYTVCCPEAESILPKRARLPWSSEGNYSPIFELQLREDLVEASITVQDHTKADVWKRRIELPGPGPSQPQVKPKTPPAGPQRTEKNLIYILTNLKDDEFQDFNLILFKKMLDDAPAKAKQLLEANREETVEVMVFIYGLRGAEKVMEQLLNDIKRSDLVKKLINIDSQAEGYSPAPMKGMRVIMGSKSFNPEVKLESTKVSYRFRCPGPGVFQCSWTGLVFVVDQEVELLYRTVQWDESLLQSAGKMAAGPLFEIQCPQNAVHQLHLPHCQIKEALPTEDRLLSVVHISDDGMSLLEPLEITNTHVIVTVPHLSALGLVLAAGEMLQSIWNFFRAIRGQLLLFLRSLDGDNRILDVFLLPSNIPVSEVAAQQVDAVYIKISSDCKLIIGKNYSLHCDTITFHIQPKSAEFWSNYGPNYFATFEVFLRTAKPEQVALTVKDHVKKEVWQRFVPLPAPKVKIPVPADDSRSPMEKLFDTRPEFVERASEDDLNQLLDKIYKCGIITRAEMSSLRTKKRDDKARDMIDIIHMKGIDACSGLIVALRQVDPLFSRELGL
- the LOC115061003 gene encoding uncharacterized protein LOC115061003 isoform X2, with protein sequence MEEILRFFWPLRPIEGQVLLFITPSVEGFRQLNVFLLPLTVHHERVGTQQGRSVYIRTSSKCQLIEGEIYTVCCPEAESILPKRARLPWSSEGNYSPIFELQLREDLVEASITVQDHTKADVWKRRIELPGPGPSQPQVKPKTPPAGPQRTEKNLIYILTNLKDDEFQDFNLILFKKMLDDAPAKAKQLLEANREETVEVMVFIYGLRGAEKVMEQLLNDIKRSDLVKKLINIDSQAEGYSPAPMKGMRVIMGSKSFNPEVKLESTKVSYRFRCPGPGVFQCSWTGLVFVVDQEVELLYRTVQWDESLLQSAGKMAAGPLFEIQCPQNAVHQLHLPHCQIKEALPTEDRLLSVVHISDDGMSLLEPLEITNTHVIVTVPHLSALGLVLAAGEMLQSIWNFFRAIRGQLLLFLRSLDGDNRILDVFLLPSNIPVSEVAAQQVDAVYIKISSDCKLIIGKNYSLHCDTITFHIQPKLQR